The sequence below is a genomic window from Falco rusticolus isolate bFalRus1 chromosome 8, bFalRus1.pri, whole genome shotgun sequence.
TTGATAGTTTTTCTGGGAAAGATCTTGCCACTCTCATCACCGTTCCCTCctttgcagccctgcagagtAACTTTCAGGGCTGAGCTGGATCAGTTATGAAGCAGGTTCCCCTTAGTGTGTAGGAACTGGGCTCTTCACTaataagaaaacactgaagtttgGGTGCATTGCCAAAAATGTTTCCTGCGAGTACAAGCACCTGCAGGCTTGTGCCTTTGCCCTCAGCCCAGCCAGTGAGACCCTAGGATGGTTGGGTGCAGGCTGGgctttctttgggtttttgtCATTAATTGACTTGTGTGTATTTGCCCTATCTTTGCCTTATCctgttttttttgtcttctgcccAAAACATTTCTCTCTCAATGCATAAAGTAAGAGGgtcttaaaatgcatttcttcttcccagAGGTTGCTGTGGGTGGCATGATCCTCTTGTGTTTGTTACTACTGGAGGAGAGCCACGAATACATccactttctgaaaaacaacccccaaaccctgcTTGATTACTTTTATGCTGCCAAAACaatttcttctccagctgcaaCATATTTAGGATGACAGTTGTGCTGCCTGCCATTCAGACTTAATGATTCCTGGGAGGACATAGCACAGGCAGTCTTTGAAAGGTGAGATATTTTTGAAACCATTTAtcatttattgatttttctattttctcttcaAGGGGCCTTGGTGAAAACTGATGAGCAAGAAGTGATAAACTTCTTATTGACAACAGAAATTATCCCCCTGTGCTTACGCATTATGGAATCTGGCAGTGAACTCTCCAAAACGGTACCTACTCTTTTTGTCTTAATTAAGACTTATTGCTATTTATCTCTGACTGACCAGGCAGCTGGTAACCTGCAGAGTTGGCTTGTGTCCTGTTGCAAATACTGGGGCAACTCTGAGTGGAGTTTTTACTTCCTCAAAACCCACCAATCCAAGCCAGAGTTCCTGAGCTTGATAGTTTTTCTGGGAAAGATCTTGCCACTCTCATCACCCGTTCCCTCctttgcagccctgcagagtAACTTTTGGGGCTGAGCTGGATCAGGTTTCCCTGACctgagaaaacaaatgctgtaaaTACACGGAGCAGAGTTTGGGTGGTAGCTGTTAGTGTTGGTTATGGGAATGTTCATTGCACTGGACTAATTTGTTGTCTCCTCTGATCAGGGGCCCCTTTCCCCCATGAGCTCAGATGAGGTCAGACTGGTCTGATGACCCAGGTGGGCAGGCCACAGGTTTTAGTCTGTGTGTGCTTCTCTGGTGAAGCCTGCTGACATAGCTGGCTGAGGTTCTTCCAGAAAGTGGTGTCTTGTGATGAATCGATAATGCTaaagatgaaaactgaaatcagCTTGCCATCTAGATGGCAGGGCCAAGGGACAGATCCTTCTCCTGCTTCCTGCTCTGTGACTGCAGTAGTCTGACTGTAATCTTGAGGCTGTCCTGAGTGGCCCAGCAGTAGTTGCCATCTTACGCAACCTGCATCCAGTCACCTTGCACACACTGCTTTGTGTCCATCTCTTTTCTTTAACCAGAGATGCCAGGTATTGTGTAGAgacctgcattttcttttggctttaaACTTTTACTGACTAAAATGTTTATTGTCTGCTGAAAGGCCTTTCAGTTCTGAGGCTGCCTTGAAAAGAACACAGCACAAAGGCTGTCCCTTTTCAGGATAGGTAAGTTGTTTCAacactttttctgtgttctccCCATTCTAGGTTGCTAcatttattcttcagaaaatcctCCTGGATGACACAGGGCTGGCATATATCTGTCAGACTTATGAGCGGTTTTCCCATGTTGCCATGATACTGGTAagattatttggttttaaaatatctggGTTTAAGAAAATAGTGCTCCAGCAGCTACTTTTACTGCCCTCTGGCTGGAGCACAGGATGAGGGAGGCAAATGGTTCTTGGGCATTATTGCTTGCGACACTGTAGCACTCTGCTTCCGCATGTTTCCTTTGTGTATCTGGTTTGCATGTCAGGAGAACACACACCAGTTTTAATGTACCAAGTCCTCAAGATAGACCAAACATCtctagagaagaaaaacttttcaGGGTTGTTGTTTGGATGTgaattgatttaattttatgtaagAATGATAACACAGCTCAGACCATTGATCCATTTTCCCATCTCTGCCTCCCACAACCTGGCTCCTATTAGCTGCTGCTTATGACTCTAATTTTGTGTTGGGACACAGAGAGAGCAGGCAATATTTGtccattccctgtcccctgtgAAGGAGAACTTTGGGTACTCATAATCTCTTCATCCCAGGAGTAATAGCCCCAACTTGAGCTTTATTATCTTTGAGCTCACCAAGGGGAATACGTCTGCCCTGAAACAGCTATTGTCCTGCTTTCGTGTTTGGtcgtttgtttgctttttaaagagcaGTCTCAGGAGGAGAAAATGCAGCATTAAGTTAAGTGCTTTGCAATGCTGGTTCTGTGCCTAGATGTTGATGCGTTCACtgggaatatttatttttctgtctgttttccCAAACATGAATAAAATGTCACCTCCTAATTCAcccacaaacagcaaaacatgaATGATTGTGAGCTGATACCCATAATACCCAATGTGACGTGATTTTGCATTCCAGAAAAGAATGGACTTTGATGAAAGTACATCAGGGTTGGGGCCAAAGTGAAGGATGTAATTAGAAACCCTGGAGtagaggagggaaggagacaaAGGAAGAATCTGTAGCTGGGAATGGTATGAACATGAAGGGATGTGGGCATGTAAAACTCCGTTAGCGTGGAAGAAATCCTAGCTGTGGTGTAACCCCACCACCAGGTGAAGCACTGACATGATTAATACTCCATAGCACTACTGAGAGAGATGAAAATGTTCATCGACATTTCTGTTCTCTATTTCAAAAATTGAGATGGTGTACTGCTGTTTGATGAGGGTGATGATTTACTACTTTGTCTACTGATAACCAAGTAAGATGTTACACAAGCATTAGATGCTTTCAAAAGGGTAAGTTAGTATTTCCTATGCAGGAGCTGTCTGAGGAATTCTCTGACTTGTTCTTCATTGTGAAGAAACTTGGTATCCTGGGGAATTGCTGAGAACAGGAAGTGTGCAAAAGGGCAGATGAGGGAGACCTACTAATTTCTAACTGCCAGAATATCCAAATACAGGTGAATTTGAGGAAAATGGTTAGGAGGGCTAGCCAGTGTagttttacaggaaaaaaacccaacttgtTGGACAGATCTGAAGATTTGATTGACTCCTAAGTACAAGGAAGCAGTCTGTTCAGACTCCTTCAGAGCGGGCATGTGAAGGCATCCACACTGCTTGCTGGGCTGGTGCGTTCCAAGGTGCAGCCATGTGCGAAGTCCTACATAGTGTGAGAAATGGAGGCTGGGCCAGAGACATCTGCCCTGATCTTGTTTCCCAGTAATGGGTTAATGAGGGATGtagcacaaagagaaaatacaactcCTGGGTGCATGGTAAGACCAGATGTGGATCTTGCTATACGTGGTATGGGTGAGCCCAGTCCTTCGGCATGGCTTCCCAGGctatattaatgttttaaaagggTGTTGAAATGAAGGCAGTGCAGATGAGAACACGGAGCGTTACAGATCTTGGGAACACACCTCACAGGGTGACTCAGCCTGAGCTTATCAAAAGGTTGGGGATACATTCACCTTCTTCCACAGGGGGGAAACCCCAGGTTCAGTTTAATCTACCAGCGAGTTGGATCACTAAGGAGTCCTGGGGATGTAAAAACCAAATAGGGATAAGACAGGCTTTCCCTGAGCTGCTGAGAGAATCCTTTCCAAGTTGTGACTGGCTGCTCTTCTCAAAGACATCTTGGCAAGCAGACCACCGGACTTCATGCAGGGGTATCTAGATGAAAGGTAATGGGCTGTGATGCGTGGGAAGCCAGAGTGAGCGATTCAGCAGTCTTTCCTAAGTCTCTGCTGATTGTGAACCTGTTCTTACAAAGACTTTTAACTGATGGCACTGGCCTCTATAAAACAGGGTAAAATGGTCCTGCAGCTCTCCAAGGAGCCATCGGCACGGCTACTGAAGCATGTTGTCCGCTGCTACCTTCGTCTTTCCGATAACCCCAGGTAAACATTTTAAGAGTTTGGGCAGGGGCTTCTTCTGCTCCCTTGGAAGTGCAGTTCTTTGCCACAGTGCCCACTCAGGGAAAGTCAAGTTTCCTTGTCTGCCTTTAAGTTAGCCTTAGTTCAGTGTGGAaagtgggtgggttttttggtttgttctgttttttttaactgctactTCTGGGAGCTTTTATGGTACATGAGAGAAACAGTGACTGTTTGGGGCTTGAGCAGACTCAGGCTGTACAGGTTATGACTGCCTGAGGTCAAATGTAGCTGGAACTAGATATGAGGGAGGGGCTGAGGTGGAAGGTATGCTGTGCTTTCCCTCTTCTGCGTCATGTGGGCTGTTAGCAGTAAAAGCCAACAGATAAAATTCAGGTGAGGGAATAGAAACTGATTTCATGCTGATCAGCAGCTCTGCCCAAAGCCACTGAGAATGTATTTGttgtctctgcctctcctggcATTGCATTGCTTTTGACTGAGGGGTGCCAGGGCACAGGGGTTGGTGTGGTGGGGTCTAGCATGAGGGATGGGAGCCATGGTGGCTGGCCAAGCACCACGTGCTGCAATGCTGCTGCTCAATGCTTTGCTTGGCTGGTCCTGCCAGGGAGACCCCCAGGCAAAGGAGTGTTGTGTCCCCAGTGGGGTTTGCTCCCCTCTTGCCCCTGTGAGTTTATTTGTTGGGCCCCGTTTCTTGTCTCTTGATGTAGGGCACGTGAAGCTCTCAGGCAGTGCCTTCCTGACCAACTGAAGGACACCACCTTCGCCCAGGTCCTGAAGGATGACACCACCACAAAACGCTGGCTGGCTCAGCTCGTCAAGAACCTGCAAGAGGGTCAAGTCACTGACCCACGGGGCATCCCTCTTCCTCCGCAATGActgctgggggaggtgggggactGGGGAAGAAACAGCTCAGGTTTACAAAGAACCAGGAACAGGTGACCTCTTCCGCAACAAACGAACTGGGCACGCCAGCTGACTGTCGGCTTGGCAGCCAACGGGCTGCTGTGTAGCAGTGCAGGATGCCTCTGGGGATCGTAACACCAGCAAATGCTGATactacagcttaaaaaaaaaaatcaataaagacAATCTGTAAAGATCCCCATCTCTCCAGGAGGCTTGGCTGGCATCTCTTCCCCCACTGCCAAGCAGGGGGTAGTGCAGATGTCTGCCCTTCCAGCTAGCTCAGCCTCCACCCAAGTGGTGCGTGACAAGGGGTGTGTGCACCACCACCACGTCCTTCCAGTTCCTTGTCACTCCTTGTTTATATGTCTCTTTAGATGAGTGAGCTGAATAAAAGGTGATCGAGTTGCTTTATCCTCTCTTAAgactgctgctcagctgcaggtAGCCCAGAGACAGCTTGCTTCCCTGTCAGCACATTCTTGCTCTCCATCCGGCTGGTGCAGTgagcttttctcttctttttctttggcatgGAGGTagcagctggagccaggccGTCGTGGTGCTTGCCCCAAGAGGAGGGGTGGATTACTCAAGATGAGCCCACATGTCATCAGCTTGCTTCCCAGAGCTCTTGGGAAGGACAAGGCAGCAGGACTGTGACTCTTGTGCTGTAAATACTGTGCTCATGCAGCTAAaccagcagctgggggctgaTGTGTGCTGGCCTCCTGTCTAGCTCACCTCTTGCCTGGcggggctgctggctggcttgTCAAACGGAGCTCAGCGTTGGGGAGCCTGCCTTGTGGTGGTGGGCAGGCCACCGGCCAATGatccctgctgcaggacagctgggagCGACGTCCTGCGGGCTCCAGGTATGCCAGCTTCCACAgccgctgctgcctgccagacGCCTCAGTCCTGgcccccttccctttcctccctcacCAGCTCATCTCTGGCGGTCGGGTGGATCCATTTCAGCTTTCAGACCTGCCTTGGCGCCTGCCTCGGCTGTTGCAATTGAACTGGAGTAGCAGCTGCTTACCTGTGTTCTGTGCTGAGCGGTTAGTGCGGCCACGGCAGGCTCCCAGAAGCAGCCATggagctcccagctctgctgcagcagagcctgctctgcctgctcttggCTGCAGGCAGGCCTGGGCAGCTTACTCGacttctcccccctcctccagtAGCCCATTTTGCTGATCATCTGCGGTGTCGTGCCAACAGTGTCTTAAATcccatcttttttcccccttccctcccctcctctcgCTGCCTTGCATAACAAGGGCAGAGCGTGGCCTCTTCCTTACCCCGGGGTCCTGTTTTATAACCATCgccttcttttccctcccctccaccctgACCTTAATAGGGTgtgaaaatgcttctgtttgggggtggtttttttgttgttgtttggggtgggtttttttttgtaaattcagattagtaaataataaaaccccagccagcacagattGGTCCTGGTCTGGTCTCTTGGGGAGGGCAAGGGGCAAGGAGGGGAACTCATTGCAGGTGGGACGGAAGGGGGATCAGTGCCAGCTTGGGGATATGAGCTGGGGAGAGAGTGTGGCTTTTTCTAGTGGGAGCTGTGGAAGCTGTCCGCATCCCTGCGGCACCCCATCTCTCCTGGAGCAGATAACGTTGAGGGGTGTTGGTGGGGAGGTGCTGGTCTATCCTGCTTTGTGGGAAGGCAGCAAGTGCAAGTACTGACCCCGGCTCCATTCAGACCCTGCCAGGGAGAGCACTCGCTGCCACACTTGCCCAGGGTCCACATCTGCTGGAGCATCGGCCACCGCAAGTTtggtccctgccctgctgtcctTGCACCCAGCTTGGATCCCTGTGGGCGTTTTGCACCAGGATGCTCAAACTGTGCCCTGCTCTTCGGgtcctgcagctctcccagccctgggagtGCCCGTGGGCCACTGTGTCCTGTGACGGGGACAGCGACACGCTGGGGATGCTCTGTGCCCTGTGGATGGGGAGgtcaggctgtgctgggtgcaAGCGGGTCTGGGGAGGGACAGGATGGGAACGGGTGCCCTGTAAGGTGCTCCCACCCCTGccggccccgccaccccccccgGCTCCGGGAGACGCGTGACCTTAATCCGAGGCGACCTTGAGAGGCGGTGGCTGCTGGgcgtgcggggccgggggcgtcccggggggcgggggggccgggggcgggctCGCCGCCCTGCCGCTGCCGAGGGGCGGGcagccggggcagccccggccccgtGCGGCCGCTGGCGGTGGAGCAccggcggagcggagcggcaCGGCACCGGAGAGCGGGTACGGGGCGGGGGCCCGGTCCTTGGCGGGGCAACTGGGCGTCCTGCGGGGGGACAGGGGTGGCGGGGCGGGCTGGGACCCCGGGCTcgggcagcgctgccccacAGGCGGCTGCACGGGTGGGGTGGCGCGGGGTGGGGGCCAGAAGAGCTGGCGGTTTTGTCTCCTTCGCTTTCAGGCGTCACTtgtcccccctccccgagcCCTGAATCCCCCGGGCTTTGCTGGCCCATCCCGGGGCCCCCTGTCTGACCTCCGCCCCGAGCCCCTCTGGCCCCGGCAGCTGCCCCCCGGCACGGGTGATGCTCCCGGCCCCTGCCCTGGGGCGGTGGGAGCGCTGTGCGGGGCTGAGCCGAGCCCCGGGGCGCGGGCAGGCTGTGTGCGCACCGGAGCAgcaagaaggggagggggggcgaGGGGAGGCATGTCCCTTCCAGCTCCGGCACGGCCACCCCCATGGCGGCGTTTAATTCTGCTGGGGAGCTCCGCGCTGGAGTGGCTGGGGAGCGCTCACACCCACCGGCCCTCCGGTTCTGCTGGGGGACTGTCACCTccaggagaggagctgcagtGGCTCAGCGTGTGCTCGGGCAGCTGGGACTGTCCCTGGCAGGAGGCGGCTGTGCTGCGGGAAGCTCTCGGGTTGGATTTCTCTGTGCCCTGGCTCCTGTCCCGCTCCTCTCGACAGCGTAACTCAGACCAGGGTGAGGGGGGCT
It includes:
- the CNOT9 gene encoding CCR4-NOT transcription complex subunit 9 isoform X2, yielding MHSLATAAPVPTALAQVDREKIYQWINELSSPETRENALLELSKKRESVPDLAPMLWHSFGTIAALLQEIVNIYPSINPPTLTAHQSNRVCNALALLQCVASHPETRSAFLAAHIPLFLYPFLHTVSKTRPFEYLRLTSLGVIGALVKTDEQEVINFLLTTEIIPLCLRIMESGSELSKTVATFILQKILLDDTGLAYICQTYERFSHVAMILGKMVLQLSKEPSARLLKHVVRCYLRLSDNPRAREALRQCLPDQLKDTTFAQVLKDDTTTKRWLAQLVKNLQEGQVTDPRGIPLPPQ
- the CNOT9 gene encoding CCR4-NOT transcription complex subunit 9 isoform X1, encoding MHSLATAAPVPTALAQVDREKIYQWINELSSPETRENALLELSKKRESVPDLAPMLWHSFGTIAALLQEIVNIYPSINPPTLTAHQSNRVCNALALLQCVASHPETRSAFLAAHIPLFLYPFLHTVSKTRPFEYLRLTSLGVIGALVKTDEQEVINFLLTTEIIPLCLRIMESGSELSKTVATFILQKILLDDTGLAYICQTYERFSHVAMILGKMVLQLSKEPSARLLKHVVRCYLRLSDNPRCRAREALRQCLPDQLKDTTFAQVLKDDTTTKRWLAQLVKNLQEGQVTDPRGIPLPPQ